Proteins from a single region of Macaca thibetana thibetana isolate TM-01 chromosome 4, ASM2454274v1, whole genome shotgun sequence:
- the LOC126953301 gene encoding immunoglobulin-binding protein 1, whose translation MAAEDELLLPRLPELFETGKQLLDEVEVATEPAGSRIVQEKVFKGLDLLEKAAEMLSQLDLFSRNEDLEEIASTDLKYLLVPAFQGALTMKQVNPSKRLDHLQRAREHFMNYLTQCHCYHVAEFELPKTKNNSAENHTANSSMAYPSLVAMASQRQAKIERYKQKKELEHRLSAMKSAVESGQADDERVREYYHLHLQRWIDISLEEIESIDQEIKILRERDSSREASTSNSSRQERPPVKPFILTRNTAQAKVFGAGYPSLATMTVSDWYEQHRKYGALPDQGIAKATPEEFRKAAQQQEEQEEKEEEDDEQTLHRAREWDDWKDTHPRGYGNRQNMG comes from the coding sequence ATGGCTGCTGAGGACGAGTTACTGCTGCCGCGGCTCCCCGAGCTGTTCGAAACGGGCAAACAGTTACTGGACGAAGTAGAAGTAGCGACTGAACCTGCCGGTTCCCGGATAGTCCAGGAGAAGGTGTTCAAGGGCCTGGACCTCCTTGAGAAGGCTGCCGAAATGTTATCGCAGCTCGACTTGTTCAGCCGAAATGAAGATTTGGAAGAGATTGCTTCCACCGACCTGAAGTACCTGTTGGTGCCAGCGTTTCAAGGAGCCCTCACCATGAAACAAGTCAACCCCAGCAAGCGTCTAGATCATTTGCAGCGGGCTCGAGAACACTTTATGAACTACTTAACTCAGTGCCATTGCTATCATGTGGCAGAGTTTGAGCTGCCCAAAACCAAGAACAACTCAGCTGAAAATCACACTGCCAATTCTTCCATGGCTTATCCTAGCCTCGTTGCTATGGCATCTCAAAGACAGGCTAAAATAGAGAGATACAAGCAGAAGAAGGAGTTGGAGCATAGGTTGTCTGCAATGAAATCTGCTGTGGAAAGTGGTCAAGCAGATGATGAGCGTGTTCGTGAATATTATCATCTTCACCTTCAGAGGTGGATTGATATCAGCTTAGAAGAGATTGAGAGCATTGACCAGGAAATAAAGATCCTGAGAGAAAGAGACTCTTCAAGAGAGGCATCAACTTCTAACTCATCTCGCCAAGAGAGGCCTCCAGTGAAACCCTTCATTCTCACTCGGAACACGGCCCAAGCCAAAGTATTTGGAGCTGGTTATCCAAGTCTGGCAACTATGACGGTGAGTGACTGGTATGAGCAACATCGGAAATATGGAGCATTACCGGATCAGGGAATAGCCAAGGCAACACCAGAGGAATTCAGAAAAGCAGCTCAGCAAcaggaagaacaagaagaaaaggaggaagaggatgatgaACAAACACTCCACAGAGCCCGGGAGTGGGATGACTGGAAGGACACCCATCCTAGAGGCTATGGCAACCGACAGAACATGGGCTGA